The Ovis aries strain OAR_USU_Benz2616 breed Rambouillet chromosome 8, ARS-UI_Ramb_v3.0, whole genome shotgun sequence genome includes the window ttaaaaaatacatatacatgtgatGGAAACACGTTTCTATTCAACACCAAGAATTGCCTTTAAAAGGCATGGAGCTGTTTCGGGAGGAAAGTCTTCCGCGGCGCTCCAGGGGACCGACAGCCCCAGGGTCAAGACGCCCGATCGGGGGTCGCAGGCTGGGGGCGGGGACCCGGAGCCCAGGGCGCGCACGTCAGACTCCAGCTGCGCATCCGGGCTCCCCTGGgagcggcgcggggcggggcggcaggGGTCCCGGGAGCTCCGGCCCTGGCTGGGCTGAGGGCGCCGGACCAGAGCTCAGCAGCATGCTGGCCACGGTCGGGAGCCTCCTGCGCCTCCGCCTAGGGCGCATCCCCTGCTGCGCCCCGGGAGCGCCCCCAGATGTCGAGCGGCGGCCGGTCGCGTCTCTCTGGCCCCGGGGTCACCCCCAGTACTCCAGTGGCAGGAGCCCCGGCTGCTCGGAGCCCCCAGGTtctggtgagcaggggctgggaaCGACCCGGGAGGGACGGGTCCGTGGAGCGCTGAGGCTGGAGGATGGAGGCGCGAGTGCGCCCCGATCACTGGGCCGTCGGTCTGTCTGTCACTCTGTATGTCCCTGTCGCTTTCGCAGCCGAGAAGGTCCATAGGGTCCCCGCTGAGCACAAGCCGTCGCAATTCGACAAGAGAATCCTGCTGTGGACCGGGCGTTTCAAAGCGATGGAGGATATCCCGCCTCGGATTCCGTAAGTGTGCCGGGCCGGGTTGAGGGCCCCCTGGAGGGTCCGCCCCAGGCCTGGAAGGCTCGGGGTCCACCCACTTCCCGACCTGGGCGCACAGAGGTCGGGAGAGGTGTGCAGAGCCACACGGGTTTTCATAGTACTACTTACCACTCTAAAGGAATTACTCACGCGCCCCTAGTGCGGTTAAATGCCAAGCTCCTTCACTGGACTGTGAGAGACAAGCTAAGCTTATGGGGAGACTGCTGAAGTCGGGTGAAAATCCCGAAGTTCAGTGGGTACTTCCACGGTCACTCGGATACCCGCCCCCGGCGAGCTCCGGGGCCGGGAGGCAGTGGAGCCCTTAAGCCAAACAAAAACCAAGGTCCTCGCATACGCCCGGCTGGCTGAGAGGCGGAGGGGCCCtggcctgggctggggaggggaggagttgCGGCTCCCTGATCCACCCAAGGAAGGATCATGACTCGCAGGGTGGCCGGAGAGTCTCTGGGAAGAAGCCACATCCATGTGACCTACTCTTCTGGGGCGGGAGATGCCTGGTGTACGCGGTTCTGCAGCCCTCTGAGCGCGGGTTTTCTGGGACTAAGCCAGGGCGCATCTGTGTCTCTGGCCTCCTCATCCCATACCCAAGACACACGTTCGCTTGATAAAACCTACAACACCAGGGTAAATGTAATCTTTTacgaaaacaaaaataaagtaaaggtCACGcgtaaaaaacattttttacagCTTCAGTTTATGCAAAGCCCAGAAATCTTCCCAGCACTTTACAAGGGAGTGGttaa containing:
- the FAM162B gene encoding protein FAM162B isoform X1 codes for the protein MLATVGSLLRLRLGRIPCCAPGAPPDVERRPVASLWPRGHPQYSSGRSPGCSEPPGSAEKVHRVPAEHKPSQFDKRILLWTGRFKAMEDIPPRIPPEMIDAARNKARVKACYIMIGLTIIACFAVIASAKRAAERHESLTSWNLAKKAKWREEAALAAQAKAK
- the FAM162B gene encoding protein FAM162B isoform X2, which encodes MLATVGSLLRLRLGRIPCCAPGAPPDVERRPVASLWPRGHPQYSSGRSPGCSEPPGSAEKVHRVPAEHKPSQFDKRILLWTGRFKAMEDIPPRIPPEMIDAARNKARVKACYIMIGLTIIACFAVIASAKRDLKQLNWNSITSTNFVRSAAF